A stretch of the Bordetella genomosp. 8 genome encodes the following:
- the rimM gene encoding ribosome maturation factor RimM (Essential for efficient processing of 16S rRNA): MSNAAPPTVAPADLVELGRIAAAYGVKGWVKIQPHSADADVLLSIAAAAHATSAGASSRSSRSSSPEKPSSAASASTWWLMRPALPGTAAAASGKTSPAIAYVVKAARAHGSTVVAQLAGIDDRDQAEALKGMAVCAPRSAFPAPEEDEYYWVDLIGCALYGDDDGTPVLLGVVDEVLDNGAHAVLKVLRQGTGPAGDPQPLLDARGRRVEMLVPFVQAHIRAVDLQGRRIDSDWPLDF, translated from the coding sequence ATGAGCAACGCCGCTCCTCCCACGGTGGCACCCGCCGACCTGGTCGAGCTCGGGCGTATCGCCGCGGCCTACGGGGTCAAGGGCTGGGTCAAGATCCAGCCTCATTCGGCCGATGCGGATGTCCTGCTGTCCATCGCGGCAGCCGCGCATGCCACCTCAGCCGGTGCCTCATCCAGGTCCTCCAGGTCATCCTCGCCTGAAAAGCCATCTTCCGCCGCGTCGGCTTCGACCTGGTGGTTGATGCGACCCGCGCTGCCCGGCACCGCCGCCGCGGCATCCGGCAAGACCTCTCCCGCGATCGCCTACGTCGTCAAGGCGGCGCGCGCGCACGGTTCGACCGTCGTCGCGCAACTGGCTGGCATCGACGATCGCGATCAAGCGGAAGCGCTGAAAGGCATGGCCGTCTGTGCGCCGCGCAGCGCTTTTCCCGCGCCCGAAGAGGACGAGTATTACTGGGTCGACCTGATCGGTTGCGCCCTGTATGGCGACGACGACGGCACACCGGTCCTGCTGGGCGTCGTCGACGAAGTCCTGGATAACGGCGCGCACGCCGTGCTGAAGGTATTGCGCCAGGGCACCGGCCCGGCGGGAGACCCGCAACCCCTGCTCGACGCCAGGGGCCGCCGGGTCGAAATGCTCGTGCCTTTCGTCCAGGCCCACATCCGTGCCGTGGACCTGCAAGGCCGCCGCATCGATAGCGACTGGCCGCTGGATTTCTGA
- the trmD gene encoding tRNA (guanosine(37)-N1)-methyltransferase TrmD — translation MRFDVLTLFPDMFTVVRDLGVTGRAHGQGKWNLQTWNPRDFTSDVHRTVDDRPYGGGPGMVMMAAPLAAAVQAAQARRAADALPTAPVILLSPTGRRFDQPRAHALAASAGALLICGRYEGVDQRFIDRYVDEELSLGDFVLSGGELAALAVVDATVRLLPGVLNDDESAVQDSFNPALSGLLDSPHYTRPEVYDGVAVPAPLLSGHHANIARWRREQSLRLTAERRPDLIELARARGWLTPQDERFLKTLLAGG, via the coding sequence ATGCGTTTCGACGTCCTTACCCTGTTCCCCGACATGTTCACGGTCGTACGGGACCTGGGAGTGACCGGCCGTGCGCACGGCCAAGGTAAATGGAACCTCCAGACCTGGAACCCGCGCGATTTCACCAGCGACGTCCATCGCACCGTGGACGATCGTCCTTACGGTGGCGGCCCGGGCATGGTGATGATGGCGGCGCCCCTGGCGGCCGCGGTGCAGGCCGCGCAGGCGCGCCGCGCCGCCGATGCGCTGCCTACGGCGCCGGTCATCCTGCTTTCCCCCACGGGTCGGCGTTTCGATCAGCCCCGCGCCCACGCACTTGCGGCCTCCGCCGGCGCGCTGCTCATCTGCGGGCGCTACGAAGGCGTGGACCAGCGCTTCATCGACCGCTATGTCGACGAGGAGCTTTCCCTGGGCGACTTCGTGCTTTCCGGCGGCGAGCTTGCCGCCCTGGCCGTGGTCGACGCCACGGTGCGCCTCTTGCCCGGCGTCCTGAACGACGACGAATCGGCCGTACAGGATTCCTTCAATCCCGCCTTGTCAGGCTTGTTGGACAGTCCGCACTACACGCGTCCGGAAGTCTATGACGGCGTGGCCGTGCCGGCGCCTTTGCTGTCGGGCCATCACGCCAACATCGCGCGCTGGCGCCGCGAACAATCCCTCCGCCTGACTGCCGAGCGGCGCCCCGACCTGATCGAGCTGGCGCGCGCGCGTGGGTGGCTGACGCCGCAGGACGAGCGCTT